One window of Desulfobacca acetoxidans DSM 11109 genomic DNA carries:
- a CDS encoding Trm112 family protein, which yields MSISKELLEILACPQCKGEVQLTPQGDGLICPRCKLLYEIKDDIPIMIIEKAKRLE from the coding sequence ATGTCTATCAGTAAAGAGCTCTTAGAAATCCTGGCCTGTCCGCAATGCAAGGGTGAAGTGCAGTTGACTCCTCAAGGCGATGGGTTGATCTGCCCGCGTTGCAAGCTCCTATATGAAATCAAAGATGACATTCCCATTATGATCATTGAGAAGGCGAAAAGACTCGAGTAG
- the waaC gene encoding lipopolysaccharide heptosyltransferase I yields the protein MAERILLIKLSALGDVIQTLPTLEAIREAHPQAEITWLVEEAAAPVLAGHPALDNILVSRRRTWVAARRSGDLAQAGREFGSLVAAIRQHPFDLVLDLQGLFKSAMWTTLARSSRKIGFDRTREFSYLALTERLPPYDPDEHAVQRYLRTAHYLGAPQGPATFRLALPLGGGGLREPPWRTLSHPLVILHPGARWETKLWPEESFARLADELARKTGAQIVFTGSSNDRPLIGRIRSRLHRAVLDLSGRTTVKELARLMYQADAVVTTDTGPMHLAAAVGAPLVALFGPTAPWRTGPFGPHQVIRTGIRCSPCFRRRCPQPECMNGIAVADVLPVVEQVLETAGRQTHRRLPPHRTGDGQFEIIVQRI from the coding sequence TTGGCTGAGCGAATTCTGCTGATAAAATTGAGCGCCCTGGGAGATGTCATCCAGACGCTGCCCACGCTGGAGGCCATCCGGGAGGCTCATCCGCAAGCCGAGATCACCTGGCTGGTAGAAGAGGCGGCCGCGCCGGTGCTGGCGGGGCATCCGGCTTTAGATAATATCCTAGTATCGCGTCGGCGCACCTGGGTGGCCGCCAGGCGAAGCGGCGACCTAGCACAGGCAGGACGGGAATTTGGGAGTCTGGTCGCCGCCATTCGGCAACATCCCTTTGACCTGGTGCTCGATTTGCAAGGCCTGTTTAAAAGTGCCATGTGGACCACCCTGGCCCGCAGCTCCCGGAAGATCGGTTTTGATCGCACCCGGGAATTCAGTTACCTGGCGCTGACCGAACGGCTCCCTCCCTATGACCCTGACGAACACGCCGTTCAACGCTATCTAAGGACGGCGCATTATCTGGGCGCCCCTCAAGGACCGGCTACATTTCGCCTGGCCCTGCCGCTAGGGGGCGGCGGGCTGAGAGAACCGCCCTGGCGAACGCTTTCCCACCCACTGGTGATTCTGCACCCCGGCGCCCGCTGGGAGACCAAGCTCTGGCCGGAAGAATCTTTTGCCCGACTGGCGGATGAACTTGCCCGAAAAACCGGCGCCCAAATAGTCTTTACCGGCAGCAGCAACGACCGCCCTCTTATCGGTCGCATCCGGTCGCGCCTGCACCGCGCCGTCCTCGACCTGAGCGGACGGACAACGGTAAAAGAACTCGCCCGGCTCATGTATCAAGCAGATGCGGTCGTGACCACCGATACCGGCCCCATGCACCTGGCTGCCGCAGTGGGCGCCCCGCTCGTGGCGCTCTTTGGCCCGACGGCCCCCTGGCGCACCGGCCCTTTTGGACCTCACCAGGTGATTCGTACCGGCATACGCTGCTCTCCCTGTTTTCGCCGCCGCTGCCCGCAGCCCGAGTGTATGAATGGCATTGCTGTGGCAGACGTACTGCCGGTAGTGGAGCAGGTTTTAGAGACCGCAGGAAGGCAGACCCACAGGCGATTACCACCTCACAGGACTGGGGACGGGCAATTTGAGATCATCGTTCAGCGTATTTGA
- the gmhB gene encoding D-glycero-beta-D-manno-heptose 1,7-bisphosphate 7-phosphatase has protein sequence MQRAVFLDRDGVINEEMGYINHLSRFRLLPGSAAAISRLNQQGLKVVVATNQSGVARKYFPASLIDQVHDLMIELLRQQGAAVDAIYVCQHAPDEGCPCRKPRPGLLLQAAQELGIDLGRSYVVGDRYNDIQLAANVGAQGILVLTGYGRGELENYQGERRAEPDYIAADLTEAVEWILRDAARHG, from the coding sequence ATGCAGCGGGCGGTTTTTCTTGATCGAGACGGCGTGATTAATGAGGAAATGGGCTATATTAACCATTTAAGCCGGTTCCGGCTCCTGCCGGGCAGCGCCGCCGCCATCTCCCGGCTGAATCAGCAGGGTTTAAAAGTAGTAGTAGCAACAAACCAATCCGGTGTAGCTCGAAAATATTTCCCCGCCTCCCTGATTGACCAGGTTCATGACCTGATGATCGAACTCCTGAGACAACAGGGAGCGGCGGTAGACGCTATCTACGTCTGCCAGCACGCCCCCGACGAAGGCTGTCCTTGCCGTAAACCCCGGCCGGGTCTGCTCCTCCAGGCAGCTCAGGAATTAGGTATTGATCTCGGGCGATCCTATGTGGTGGGCGACCGGTATAATGATATCCAGTTAGCGGCCAACGTCGGGGCCCAGGGGATTCTGGTCCTCACCGGCTATGGCCGGGGAGAGCTGGAAAACTACCAGGGTGAGCGGCGGGCCGAACCGGATTATATCGCCGCCGATCTGACGGAGGCGGTAGAATGGATCTTGCGGGACGCGGCCCGACATGGCTAG
- the waaF gene encoding lipopolysaccharide heptosyltransferase II, translating to MKKILVKQPVSVGNHHSPLPLAVRSALSRLTVKTRRPYHRHQIKNILVRAVNWVGDAILTLPALNNIKNFFPAARVTVWALPRVAPVFYQQPVVDELIPYLPKPPGANLTDWLKSLFRLRQQRFDLSIIFPNSVESALTAWATGTPQRAGYDTDGRGFLLTQAVQGPNLMDGFHQVYRHHGILRAFNQINYDGFPKLILSPDEMEAGLQQLTVYGWRPRQKIVALSPGAAYGPAKQWRPERFAAVADRLQQELGAFIVLLGSTGDQAAAAKVAEAMDLPPVNLVGRTDLRTAFALISQSDLLISNDSGLMHAAAALWTPLVALFGSTDPVATGPFTPLASVVHHYLPCSPCRQRQCPEGGQCWDLITVDEVLEQARFWLTRY from the coding sequence ATGAAAAAAATTTTGGTTAAACAACCCGTTTCCGTCGGCAACCACCACTCGCCGCTGCCTCTGGCGGTGCGATCCGCCCTGAGCCGGTTGACTGTGAAAACTCGACGGCCATACCATCGGCATCAGATAAAAAATATCCTGGTGCGCGCCGTCAACTGGGTCGGCGACGCTATTTTAACCCTCCCGGCTCTCAACAATATCAAGAACTTTTTCCCTGCGGCGCGGGTCACAGTCTGGGCCCTGCCACGCGTCGCCCCGGTTTTCTACCAGCAGCCGGTAGTGGATGAGCTTATCCCCTATCTTCCCAAGCCACCCGGCGCCAATCTGACGGACTGGCTGAAATCGCTGTTTCGGCTCCGCCAGCAGCGCTTCGACCTGTCGATCATCTTTCCCAACTCGGTTGAATCCGCCCTGACGGCCTGGGCAACAGGAACGCCGCAACGGGCGGGCTACGATACCGATGGTCGGGGTTTTCTCCTCACCCAAGCGGTTCAAGGGCCTAACCTCATGGATGGATTTCATCAGGTGTACCGGCACCACGGCATCCTGCGAGCCTTCAATCAGATCAACTACGATGGCTTTCCGAAGCTAATCCTGAGTCCGGATGAGATGGAGGCGGGTCTCCAGCAGTTAACGGTTTACGGTTGGCGCCCCCGGCAGAAAATCGTCGCCCTCAGCCCTGGAGCAGCTTATGGTCCTGCGAAACAATGGCGACCGGAGCGCTTTGCTGCGGTGGCAGACCGGTTGCAGCAGGAACTTGGCGCCTTCATCGTGCTCCTCGGCAGTACCGGTGATCAGGCCGCAGCAGCCAAGGTGGCCGAGGCCATGGATTTGCCTCCGGTTAATCTGGTCGGCAGGACTGATCTGCGCACTGCCTTCGCTCTCATCAGTCAGTCTGATCTTTTGATCAGCAATGATTCCGGCCTGATGCACGCCGCGGCCGCGCTCTGGACGCCTCTGGTAGCCCTGTTCGGCTCCACCGATCCGGTGGCCACCGGCCCCTTTACTCCTCTGGCCTCGGTAGTACACCACTACCTTCCCTGCAGTCCCTGTCGGCAGCGCCAGTGTCCCGAGGGCGGCCAGTGCTGGGATTTGATCACTGTGGATGAGGTGTTGGAGCAGGCCCGGTTCTGGTTGACGAGGTATTAG
- the lpxK gene encoding tetraacyldisaccharide 4'-kinase translates to MYHWWQSAFQSLQEEPGKAAPGWALRTGAAALSWLYGLGAGGRRLIYDRGWLKVKRLPCPVLSIGNLVAGGVGKTPVTAFMAERLRAAGCRVAIVCRGYGGQETAPKVISDGNQVFLQPPQTGDEAYMLARKLKEVAVVTGVDRFQAGMLAWEAFHPDLIVLDDGFQHFQLHRDLDVVLLDAERPFGNGWLLPRGPLREPRDVLNRRLILLLTRYQVDRHQRFWEELKTAFPQADVLRAVFRPAAAVRYPGAVELPLAELATWHLAAFAGLARPESFAASLQELGVHLHRYFIYPDHHVFSTKELASLIEAARRLKVQALITTEKDWARLAERWSASLPLIVVSLRVELLDPWPEALMPPGCAVDSLKFQAYKIIF, encoded by the coding sequence ATGTACCATTGGTGGCAGAGCGCCTTTCAGAGCCTGCAGGAGGAGCCGGGTAAAGCAGCGCCGGGTTGGGCGTTGCGCACCGGCGCTGCGGCCTTGTCATGGCTGTATGGCCTGGGCGCTGGCGGACGACGCCTGATCTATGACCGCGGCTGGCTCAAGGTTAAACGCCTGCCGTGCCCGGTGTTGAGCATCGGCAATCTGGTGGCGGGCGGCGTCGGCAAAACGCCGGTCACGGCCTTTATGGCCGAAAGATTGCGAGCCGCAGGCTGCCGGGTGGCAATCGTCTGCCGGGGCTACGGAGGCCAGGAAACCGCTCCGAAAGTGATCAGCGATGGGAATCAAGTATTCCTGCAGCCGCCCCAAACCGGCGACGAAGCCTATATGCTTGCCCGCAAGCTCAAGGAAGTAGCAGTCGTAACCGGGGTGGACCGTTTTCAGGCCGGCATGCTAGCCTGGGAGGCGTTTCATCCCGACCTCATTGTTTTGGATGACGGCTTCCAACATTTCCAACTGCATCGCGACCTGGATGTAGTGCTGTTGGACGCCGAACGCCCTTTTGGTAACGGCTGGTTATTGCCGCGCGGGCCTCTGCGGGAACCGCGAGACGTCCTGAATCGACGCCTGATCCTGCTGTTGACCCGATACCAGGTTGATCGCCATCAGCGTTTCTGGGAAGAGTTGAAAACCGCCTTCCCTCAGGCGGACGTTTTGCGGGCGGTGTTTCGGCCCGCCGCCGCTGTCCGTTATCCCGGGGCCGTAGAATTACCTCTCGCTGAATTGGCGACCTGGCATTTGGCTGCGTTTGCAGGCCTGGCCCGCCCCGAAAGTTTTGCGGCCAGTCTGCAGGAATTAGGTGTCCATCTGCATCGTTATTTTATCTATCCGGACCACCATGTTTTTTCAACCAAGGAACTGGCGTCGTTGATCGAAGCAGCCCGCCGCTTGAAAGTTCAGGCTCTGATCACCACTGAAAAAGACTGGGCCCGGTTGGCCGAACGCTGGTCTGCGTCGCTGCCGTTAATCGTGGTGTCCCTGCGGGTGGAACTATTAGATCCCTGGCCGGAGGCCTTGATGCCCCCGGGGTGTGCCGTCGATAGTCTCAAGTTTCAAGCATACAAAATTATTTTTTAG
- the msbA gene encoding lipid A export permease/ATP-binding protein MsbA, with the protein MSQFRQLYFRLLQQVKPFWWRLLIAMLAMLGVSGITALIAFLIKPAMDDIFFGKRLDMVIWLSGGVIILYFLKGLFSYTHEYLMSYVGGMIITNLRDALYRQYMALPQLFFDRTATGLLVSRVTFDVNLLQSSVSRVVTNFLKDVFTIIGLVGVIFYREWRLALIAMIVFPAAVLPIIKFGRRLRRISTSSQVSMSRLNTHLQETLVGSNIVKAFGREDYEIERFYQENLKFFRLLMKNVSTKAISSPVMELLGGFGIAAIMAYGGYQVIQGTSTPGTFFSFLAALLMLYQPIKSLSNINNSLQEGMAAARRVYEILDLEPEIRDRPNAVTLPPIAREIRFAQVDFTYEDRLALQNINLTVKKGEVVALVGPSGAGKTTLVNLVPRFYEVTRGAITIDNHDIREVTLRSLRGQIGVVTQQTFLFNDTVRNNIAYGRPEAGEAEIIQAAQAAFAWDFIQNLPQRLDTIIGEQGVMLSGGERQRVAIARALLKDPPILILDEATSALDSEAEREVQKALDNLIQGRTTLVIAHRLSTIRDADRIVVLDNGRIVEAGRHAELLAKGGVYAKLYFLQFGSEEEEPATGVPELQASGLV; encoded by the coding sequence ATGTCCCAATTCCGGCAATTATATTTCCGTCTGTTACAGCAGGTGAAACCATTCTGGTGGCGGCTGCTTATCGCCATGTTGGCAATGTTGGGCGTCTCCGGGATCACCGCCCTGATTGCCTTTCTGATCAAACCGGCGATGGATGACATCTTTTTCGGCAAACGTCTCGACATGGTAATCTGGCTTTCCGGTGGGGTAATTATCCTGTATTTCCTCAAGGGTCTGTTCTCCTACACCCACGAATACCTGATGAGTTATGTCGGCGGTATGATTATTACCAACCTGCGCGACGCCCTCTACCGGCAATATATGGCCCTGCCGCAGCTCTTTTTTGATCGCACCGCTACCGGCCTGTTGGTTTCCCGGGTAACCTTTGACGTCAACCTGTTGCAGAGCTCAGTTTCCCGGGTGGTCACTAATTTCCTCAAAGACGTCTTTACCATCATAGGTCTGGTAGGAGTGATTTTTTATCGGGAGTGGAGGCTGGCCTTGATCGCCATGATAGTCTTTCCGGCTGCAGTTCTGCCCATCATCAAATTCGGCAGACGTCTGCGGCGAATCTCCACTTCGAGTCAGGTCTCGATGAGTCGCCTGAACACCCACCTGCAAGAAACCCTCGTGGGCAGCAATATTGTCAAGGCTTTCGGTCGCGAGGACTATGAAATTGAGCGATTCTATCAGGAAAATCTAAAATTCTTCCGTCTGCTGATGAAAAATGTCTCCACCAAGGCCATTTCGTCGCCGGTGATGGAGCTTTTGGGAGGATTTGGCATCGCCGCCATCATGGCCTATGGCGGCTATCAGGTAATCCAGGGAACTTCCACTCCAGGTACTTTTTTTTCCTTTCTGGCGGCCCTGCTGATGTTGTATCAACCCATCAAGAGTTTGAGCAACATCAATAATTCTTTGCAGGAGGGCATGGCGGCGGCCAGAAGGGTGTATGAGATCTTGGACCTGGAACCGGAGATTCGAGATCGCCCGAACGCCGTGACCCTGCCCCCGATAGCCAGGGAAATCCGCTTCGCGCAGGTTGATTTCACTTACGAAGACCGACTCGCTCTACAGAATATCAATCTGACCGTAAAAAAAGGTGAGGTGGTAGCCCTGGTGGGTCCCAGCGGGGCTGGCAAGACTACCTTGGTAAATCTGGTACCGCGCTTTTACGAAGTCACCCGGGGAGCTATCACCATTGATAATCATGACATCCGAGAGGTGACTCTAAGATCGCTGCGGGGTCAGATCGGTGTTGTAACGCAGCAGACGTTTCTCTTTAATGACACCGTACGCAACAATATCGCCTATGGTCGTCCCGAGGCAGGCGAGGCGGAAATCATTCAGGCGGCCCAGGCGGCCTTTGCCTGGGACTTTATTCAAAACCTGCCCCAGAGGCTGGACACGATCATCGGCGAACAGGGGGTAATGCTCTCCGGCGGTGAACGTCAGCGGGTGGCCATCGCCCGCGCCTTGCTTAAAGACCCCCCCATTCTTATTCTAGATGAAGCGACTTCGGCCCTGGATTCCGAAGCCGAGCGGGAGGTCCAAAAGGCCCTGGACAACCTGATTCAAGGCCGGACAACTCTGGTCATTGCCCACCGACTGTCAACCATCCGGGATGCGGATCGCATTGTGGTGTTGGACAACGGTAGGATCGTCGAAGCCGGGCGGCATGCCGAGCTGTTGGCCAAGGGCGGGGTATACGCCAAATTATACTTCCTGCAATTCGGGTCCGAGGAGGAGGAACCCGCCACCGGGGTTCCCGAGTTACAGGCCAGCGGTTTGGTGTAA
- a CDS encoding FmdE family protein, with the protein MHEHAHGRRAIETMIRSQDLGGLLRLVETFHGHLCPFISLGVKAGQYAMSELDRPNTGMEEIVAIVECNNCFTDGIQVVTGCTFGNNALIFKDLGKTAVTVARRDDGRAVRLLVRPDYREKMFARYPNTKPLFQKIIGQRQGSAEERHRFEHMWEAIARRELKTPLEEQFVIQSLSITLPEYARLVDSLICSVCGESVMATRTVGPVEQPLCLECARREHYLLTGQGISCVSREQT; encoded by the coding sequence ATGCACGAACACGCCCATGGCCGCAGGGCCATCGAGACTATGATCCGCAGCCAGGACTTGGGAGGGTTGCTGCGCCTGGTCGAGACTTTTCACGGCCATCTGTGCCCCTTTATTTCTTTAGGGGTTAAGGCCGGGCAATACGCTATGAGCGAATTGGACCGTCCCAATACCGGCATGGAAGAGATTGTCGCCATAGTAGAATGTAATAACTGTTTCACCGATGGCATACAGGTGGTTACCGGCTGCACCTTTGGCAATAATGCCTTGATTTTCAAAGACCTGGGGAAGACTGCGGTAACTGTTGCTCGCCGGGATGATGGCCGGGCGGTGCGCCTTCTGGTCCGACCCGACTACCGGGAGAAGATGTTTGCCCGATATCCGAACACTAAGCCGCTGTTTCAAAAAATCATCGGGCAGCGCCAGGGGTCTGCGGAGGAGCGGCACCGCTTTGAACACATGTGGGAGGCTATTGCCCGCCGGGAGCTGAAGACGCCTCTGGAAGAACAATTTGTCATTCAATCTCTGAGCATTACCCTGCCGGAGTACGCCCGCCTCGTTGATTCCCTGATCTGCTCCGTCTGTGGCGAATCAGTGATGGCTACCCGCACAGTAGGTCCGGTGGAGCAGCCGCTCTGCCTGGAATGCGCCCGCCGGGAACATTATCTGCTTACCGGCCAGGGCATCTCTTGTGTCAGCCGGGAACAGACGTGA
- the tatC gene encoding twin-arginine translocase subunit TatC — MSEPEMPFLDHLQELRRRLIVSLIALFIGTALGWSFSLSALTVVQRPLAQPSLIKRLHYNLVIRIQQDFPSLAEQFHLELPDLASSPRKLNYMAPLEPFFVQMKLSLILGLILALPVILYQTWLFIAPGLYAHEKKYVYLFVPVGTLAFISGDIFFLYIVWPLIVAFSLGYESATLYPLLNLTQYVNFCLRLLVLFGLIFELPLILLILARLGVVRLEFLLKQRRLAVLLSLIVAAFHADVITMAMVALPLYGMYEISILVIRFCGGSRSRQTEAPPDTPLPPSAGQAAG, encoded by the coding sequence GTGAGTGAACCTGAGATGCCATTCCTGGATCACCTCCAGGAACTACGGCGCCGACTGATCGTTTCCCTCATTGCTCTATTTATCGGCACTGCCCTGGGCTGGTCCTTCTCCCTGTCGGCCCTCACCGTGGTCCAACGGCCGCTGGCTCAACCCTCTCTGATCAAGCGGCTCCACTATAATCTGGTGATCCGCATTCAGCAGGATTTTCCGTCTCTGGCGGAACAGTTTCACTTAGAGCTGCCAGACCTGGCCAGCTCCCCCCGTAAACTCAATTATATGGCTCCCCTCGAGCCGTTTTTTGTCCAGATGAAGCTTTCTCTGATCTTGGGCCTCATTCTGGCCTTGCCGGTGATCCTCTACCAGACCTGGCTGTTTATTGCGCCAGGACTTTACGCCCACGAGAAAAAATACGTTTACCTCTTCGTTCCCGTAGGCACCCTGGCCTTCATTTCAGGGGATATTTTCTTCCTTTACATCGTCTGGCCCCTCATTGTGGCCTTTTCCCTGGGCTACGAGAGCGCGACACTGTATCCCCTGCTCAACCTGACCCAGTATGTCAACTTCTGCCTGCGTCTGCTCGTGCTCTTTGGCCTGATCTTTGAACTGCCGCTTATCCTCTTGATACTGGCCCGACTCGGGGTAGTCCGGTTGGAGTTTCTGCTCAAACAGCGGCGTCTGGCCGTTCTGCTGAGCCTGATCGTCGCTGCCTTTCATGCGGATGTCATCACCATGGCCATGGTGGCCCTGCCTCTCTACGGTATGTATGAAATAAGCATTCTGGTGATCCGATTCTGCGGCGGTTCGAGGAGCAGACAGACGGAGGCGCCGCCTGATACTCCCCTGCCGCCCTCGGCAGGACAGGCAGCAGGATAG
- a CDS encoding transposase, translating to MSSSLVIRFLSFFSLYALQSFNTIRLQLLKIGARMRETCRRIWVHLASGCPFRHLLETALQN from the coding sequence ATGTCATCATCTTTGGTGATCCGGTTTCTTTCATTCTTTTCCCTCTATGCCCTACAGTCATTTAATACTATCAGGCTCCAGCTACTCAAGATCGGCGCCCGCATGCGGGAAACCTGCCGACGCATCTGGGTGCACTTGGCCTCAGGGTGTCCCTTCCGTCATCTCTTGGAGACAGCTCTCCAAAATTGA
- a CDS encoding recombinase family protein, with the protein MAGHPKVIGYLRVSAQDQDLEKNKAAILSFANNRKLGPVEWLEEKVSGVKLGRPKGPGQSKPDQFQPEIEALLKNGSRLKFIAMRYNVSNATLINWLKKNNIDKAPDRSRCAAENSMIGGERHRQS; encoded by the coding sequence ATGGCCGGCCATCCCAAAGTCATCGGCTACCTGCGAGTCAGCGCTCAGGACCAAGACCTGGAAAAGAACAAGGCCGCCATCTTGAGTTTCGCCAACAACCGGAAACTCGGGCCGGTGGAATGGCTGGAAGAAAAGGTCAGCGGCGTCAAACTGGGCCGCCCCAAGGGGCCGGGCCAAAGCAAACCGGATCAATTCCAACCGGAGATCGAGGCGTTGTTGAAAAATGGTTCCCGGCTGAAATTCATTGCAATGCGCTATAATGTTTCCAACGCTACCCTGATTAATTGGCTCAAGAAAAATAATATTGACAAGGCCCCCGACCGTAGCCGCTGCGCGGCAGAAAATAGCATGATAGGGGGCGAACGCCACCGCCAGTCATGA